The Camelus ferus isolate YT-003-E chromosome 32, BCGSAC_Cfer_1.0, whole genome shotgun sequence genome window below encodes:
- the SLC25A1 gene encoding tricarboxylate transport protein, mitochondrial, translating to MAAPRALAAAAPAPGKAKLTHPGKAILAGGLAGGIEICITFPTEYVKTQLQLDERSHPPRYRGIGDCVRQTVRSHGVLGLYRGLSSLLYGSIPKAAVRFGTFEFLSNHMRDAQGRLDSTRGLLCGLGAGVAEAVVVVCPMETIKVKFIHDQTSANPKYRGFFHGVREIVREQGLKGTYQGLTATVLKQGSNQAIRFFVMTSLRNWYRGDNPNKPMNPLITGVFGAIAGAASVFGNTPLDVIKTRMQGLEAHKYRNTWDCGLQILRNEGLKAFYKGTVPRLGRVCLDVAIVFVIYDEVVKLLNKVWKTD from the exons GCGGCCTGGCGGGCGGCATCGAAATCTGCATCACCTTCCCCACCGAGTACGTGAAGACGCAGCTGCAGCTGGACGAGCGCTCGCACCCGCCACGCTACCGGGGCATAG gggactGCGTACGGCAGACGGTCCGCAGCCATGGCGTCCTGGGCCTGTACCGCGGCCTCAGCTCCTTGCTCTACGGCTCTATCCCTAAGGCGGCTGTCAG GTTTGGGACGTTCGAGTTTCTCAGCAACCACATGCGAGACGCCCAGGGACGGCTGGACAGCACGCGTGGACTGCTATGCGGTCTGGGCGCTGGCGTGGCCGAGGCAGTGGTGGTCGTGTGCCCGATGGAGACCATCAAG GTGAAGTTCATCCATGACCAGACCTCCGCCAACCCCAAATACAGAGGCTTCTTTCACGGGGTCAGGGAAATCGTGCGGGAGCAAG ggctgAAGGGCACGTACCAGGGCCTCACGGCCACCGTGCTGAAGCAAGGGTCCAACCAGGCCATCCGCTTCTTCGTCATGACCTCCCTGCGCAACTGGTACCGAG ggGACAACCCCAACAAGCCCATGAATCCGCTGATCACCGGTGTGTTTGGAGCCATCGCGGGCGCAGCCAGTGTCTTCGGGAACACGCCCCTGGACGTGATCAAGACCCGGAtgcag GGCCTGGAGGCGCACAAGTACCGAAATACGTGGGACTGCGGCCTGCAGATCCTGAGGAACGAAGGGCTTAAGGC ATTCTACAAGGGCACTGTCCCCCGCCTGGGCCGGGTCTGCCTGGATGTGGCCATCGTGTTCGTCATTTATGATGAGGTGGTGAAGCTGCTCAACAAGGTGTGGAAGACAGACTGA